The following DNA comes from Ignavibacteriales bacterium.
TCTCGGTGGACAATTTTCAAGCCGCATCAATCATAATTTACGTGAAGAGAAAGGATTTACTTACGGCGCAAATTCGGGTTTTCAATATTTTCAAGATGCCGGTGCATTCGAAGTATCCACTGCAGTGAACATTGAAAATACTGGCGCTTCTATTTCTGAAATAATTAAAGAACTTGAAGGGATACGCAAAAACATTTCACATGAAGAAATTGAATTTGCCAAATCATATTTGATTAAACAATTTCCATCTCGTTTTGAAACTTATTCTCAAGTAGCAAAGAATATCGAACAACTTCTCATTCACAATCTTTCATTTAATGAACTAGCAGATTACACAGCGAAAATTGAGTCTGCCGCTGATGGAAGTGTGATTAAATCGGCTGTTGAAAATGTTTTTCCGGATGAGCTCGTTGTAGTTGCAGTTGGAGATCGCGAAAAAATTCCCGATCAGGTGAAAAATTTGATTGGAGAAGATGCGGTTGAATTGGACAATGACGGGAATGTCAAGGAATAAGTTTCAATTTGTTTTTTGAATAAGAAAAGTTTTTGAGAGAGGAATAATTTTATGACCTTTCTTTTTAAGTCTTACAAGTACAGGCAAAATCTTCTCGTAATTCTCGAATGTACTGATAAAAAGTTTCTGATGAACTCCCGTAGTGTCGTTGCAATAAAATTTGAATTTGGAAAATAGTTCCGAATCCTCTTTAGCGTTCAACTCGATCAACTCCGATTTGGGATAAAGTGTAATTCCGCGCATCTTAAAATCATCTCTAACAAAATTGTAAATGGGAGAATTGAATAATGTCGATTTCTCATCCACAAGAAAAACCCGGGCATCTTTGAATGAGCTTATTATATTTTTTATTGATCCCCGTAACAATTCCTTTTGAAATTCTTGTTTTAATTTCATTTCGGAATCGCTTATATCGTTATTAAGAATCATTGCATATTCTTTTCTGTAATTTTTCAAGGAATCAACTTTTAGAATAATTGATTTACCCGGGACTACCGTACAGGCAAGAGGATAAGGAACCGATAAAAAAGCATTGAAACTGCTTTCACTCAAATCCAGAGCATCGGATATAATAAATGACAATTCGTTGTTTGTGCGTATTATATTTTTATCCGGAGAAAGTGTTGCCCTCAGCTTTAAAATTTCGTTTGTGTAAATTCTGATTTCAGTTGTGCCATAAATTTTCTTTTCTTCGGATATGAATCCGGTTATATCTTTTTCTATAATGTTATTTATATCCCTTAGAATAAAGGGTACGGGAATATCGGAAGGAATTTTTATAAAATATTGTGCAACAGTTGAATCATCCTGTGTTGGTTTTACTTTTTTGCTTGAGATCCACTTGCTCTGTATACCGTAATCATCAAGCACTTTTTTAAATACGGAATCTATTTGCCTTACGGAGATTTTACTAACAACTGGGAGTCTCTGCTTTTTCTTGAAATGATCTATCGAGATATCGGTTACTAACAGAATAATTGTTAAAGCAAAAAGATACTTGATGAATTTTTGTTTCCGGTTTGTCACAAGGGTTTCCGAACACAGAATTACAATCTGTGTTATTTAAGTATGCAGAATAAAAATTTTACGTTAGAGATTATTCATTTTTAAAATTTGGTTTTCTTTTTTCCAGGAATGCTAAAGTGCCTTCTTTAAAATCATCGGTGCCGCAGCAGATAGCAAATAAACTCGATTCCTGGTTTTGACCTTCGGCTTCAGATGTTTCGCTACGAGAGACTATTGCTCGCAATGCCATTTTTACGGCAATTTGTCCTTTAGAAGAAATTTTTTCTGCCATCTCGATCGCTTTGCTCATTGTCTCTTCACTTGAATAAACTTTATTCACAAGACCGATTCTCAGTGCTTCAGTTGAATTAATCGGTTCACCGGTCAAAATCAATTCTGAGGAAAGACCGGAATTTATTAAACGAGTTAAGCGTTGGGTTCCGCCGTATCCGGGAATAATTCCGAGATTAACTTCCGGCTGACCAAACTTTGCCTTTTCATTTGCAATACGTATATGACATGCTAATGCTAACTCACATCCTCCGCCAAGTGCAAAACCGTTTACAACCGCAATTACCGGTTTGCCCAGCTTTTCAATAATGTTAAAAACTTCTTGCCCCTTCTCTGAAAATAGTTTTCCTTCAACTGTGTTTAATTTATTTAGCTCGGAGATATCAGCCCCGGCAACGAAAGCCTTCTCGCCTGCGCCAGTTATAATTGCGACATTAACAGTATTGTCATATTTAATTTCGTTAAAACAATTTTTTAGTTCATCAAGAGTTGAATTATTGAGAGCATTTAATTTATCCGGTCTGTTGATTGTAACAAATGCAATATTATTTTTTATCTCAAATAAAATGTTTTTGTATTCCATAATAACCTCATTAAAATTTTACAAAGATTGGAATATTAGCTCTCAAGTTGAATGATAAATATTGATTTGCCGGTAAATAATTATAGTAAGTGATTACATCCAAAATGAACATCGAAAATCCGGCTCCGACATGAAAACCAAATTTACCAATATCTTCCAAGTAATCTTGCTTACCGCTTCCAATTTTAAATTGATTTAGGTTTTCAAAATATCCGAACTCGGCGCCAACATCAATAATCGGCATAAGCAGTACAATGTTTTCGAGAATTGGTTTGAAATAATAACGTACGCCACCTGTTAGTATTAGTGCATTGCTTGAGTAAGATGAATAATCGCTAGTTTTATAAAAAGCTTGACTACCTGGAAAATGTCCATAACCGATTGAAGTGTAAATAAAAAAAGGAATGAAAATATTATCAGTATAAGATAGGGTTACATCGGCGCCAATACCGATATTATGCTTTTGAGACATATCGCCTATAGGAAAACGGGGACCGACACCGATTCCCATGAACAGTCCTTTTGCTTCTCCAAGCCGAAATTGTCCAAGGACTACAGAAGCAGAGATTACAATTAATAAAAATATTTTTTTCATTTATTTATAGAGTGATTTTACTTTACAAAGATCTGAGTGCCAATTCCATGTTGAAAGACTAGATCTCCCCCATGAATTCCCGTCATATAAATTAAATAACAGCCTATCAATCCCAATAATACAAATGCATATTTTAAGTTGTTGTTTTCTGAAGTTATTGACTTCCAAATTTTTTTCTTAGCCATCAAGTAAGTCCTAAAAATTAGAACAGCAGAAAAATACCAGACTGTGATTGTTGCATAATTTTCATGAATTTCGATAAGCTCATTCAGATCACTTTTTTTACCGATTAACAATTTAGCTGCAGTATAAGCCTGATTACCGGTTAGTACTGCTATAAGTGCTGTGAAAACTCCGGCAATTAACAACAGGTAAGCGGCTTTTACCAAATGATCTTTTTTCAAAATCATTCCAAACGTTTCAAGAATAAAATACATAATGAAAAATGCTACCGGAAAATGAACAATACGCGGATGAATCTGTGATAGAAATTCCATTTATAATCTTTCATTGAAATATTTCAACCTGTTTCAAATATATGACAATGAACTCAATATTCAAAAATGAATTAGCCGCACAAAATACTTCCGCCATTCACATTTAGTATTTCCCCGTTAATGTGGCGAGCAAGATCCGAAGCGAGAAATAAAATTGGACCGGCAATATCCTCCGCAGTCGCAATCCTTCCAACAGGGATCTCTTTTCTAACACTCTCTTTGTATTTAGCATCGGAAAAAACTTTACTGCACATTTCCGTATCAACCCAACCGGGTGCAACAGAATTTACAGTTATGTTATATTGTGCCAATTCAACTGCAAGTGATTTAGTAAATGAAATAATTCCTCCCTTGGATGCCGCATAATGTGAGTGAAATGCCTCTCCACGCTGACCGGCAGTTGATGAAACCAATATCATTCTTCCGAAATTATTTTTCTTCATTTGCTGTGCAGCGGCTTTACAAAATATGAATGTAGAAGTGAGATTAACTCTCATTAGTTCATTCCAATGATCAAGAGTCATTTCATCCAATGCGCCATCGTTCCATATCCCGGCGTTATGAACAAGGATATCAATTTTTCCAAATTCATCGGAGACTTTCACAATCATTTCATTGATTTCTTTTTCGGATTCCATATCAACGCGGTATGCTTTCACTTTAGGAAATTGATTATTAGATGATCGATCAAATTTTTTTTCAAGTTTCTTGGCCTGATCTTCGGCATTTTTATAAGTAAACGCCACAGAAGCATTTGCCTGCGAAAACAATTTAACGCATGCTTCGCCAATTCCGCGTGAACCGCCGGTTACAATTGCGACTTTATTTGTCAGATCTATCATGTTAATACCTCACTTTAAATAAGAATAAACCTTTTGCCGGAACCGCTTCGGCTGCTTCTTCTCTGTTTTTTTCTTCAAATACTTTTAATAAATAATTTTCATCTAGATTTTTTTCAGCGGCATAAAGTAAAGTGCCTACAATCGTGCGAACCATTCCGTGCATAAAACGGTTTGCCGTAATATAGAACATTGAAATATCTTTCCCTTTTCTCCACCAGATTTCTGAGACGTTGCAGATTTTGTCTTCAATATCTTTATTTTTCTTTGAGAAGGAAGTGAAATCGTGCTCGCCTAATAAAACTTTTGATAATCGATTCAGATCAGAAAAATCAATTTTATTTATTGGAGGATAGTAATGAGAATACTTATAAAAGAAAGGTGATTTGTGATGGCTGAAAATGTAAATATAACTTCTGCTTCTCGCATCAAACCGGGCATGAAAATTTTCATCAACTTTTCCCATCTTTATAATTGATATATCATTAGGCAGAATTGAATTGAGCGAGTACTTGAATTTATAAATGTCCAATTCATTCACAGTTCTAAAGTTAGCCACCTGTCCCCATGCATGAACACCGGTATCCGTTCTGCCTGAGCCGATTAAATTCACACGTTCTTTATTTATGACTTCAACAGCATCAATAACTTTTTGCTGAACCGACATGGCATTTTTCTGAACCTGCCAGCCTGCATAATTGGAACCGTCATATTGAATAGTTAGCCGATAATTGTTCACGATGCCTCAATATAATTATCCCACATTTTCATGCGGGTAAATTTTTATAATAGAATAGATAAAAGTTGTTTATTTCTCCGGAAAAAATTATTTTCGATTAGTATTGAACAATTTTGAATTACAAGTTTTACCTGATATCTATTTTTACACGGCTATAAATATATTTAATTGTTAATTCACAAGTCCAAAAAATACCTTAAAAGGTGAGGTTTGTTTATTGTACTGTGCGTTCAATGATTTTAATTAATTACAATTATTCATCCTTCATCATGGATCGACCAACTTGCAAATAGCACAAATGGATTTAATCTCAACAATCGGATACATCCCGGGATTCTAAGGGTTGATAAATTTTCGAATATATTTAAGTAATAATTGTATTTATAAACAAAATAAATTACATTAAAGAAGAATTTGAATTATTTTTTTACACGGCTAAATTATTCTTTTCCTTATACTCTTTCTTTTACTCTTACATTTTCTCTTAACATGATTGATGTTTATTCCTAATCTGGAATTGTACCTTAATACTGAGATTTTGTTTTTAAATTTTTGGACTTTGATAAACAAAGCACTGATTAATTCACTAATCTCATTAATAACTTACATGGAGAATCTATGAGAAGATTATTACTGTCCTTCCTCATTCTTGCTCTGGTTCCCAGTCTATTTTTCGCCCAGGAAACATTTAAGGTTTCCGGTAAGGTAACGGATGCCAAAACCGGCGAAGCATTGATTGGAGCCAACGTAATGCTGAAAACTTTAAATCTCGGCGCTGCGACAGATTTAGAGGGCAATTACACTTTTGATGTACCCAAAAGTCTTGCTAACGGTCAAGGCGCCGACCTAACAGCTTCTTTTGTAAATTATAAAAAGAAAACTGTCAGAGTCACACTAAATGGTACAAACATAACGCACAACTTTGCTCTAGATGAAGATGTTTTTCAGAACGAAGAAATTGTTGTAACAGGTATCGCGTCAAAAACGGCTAAAGCAGTAGCCGAAGTTTCGGTAGGAAGAGTTGATGCTGCAAATCTATCTACGATTAATACTTACAACAGTCTCTCACAATTGGTAGGAGGCAAAGTTGCCGGAGTCCAATTAAATACTTCGTCGGGTAACGTTGGTTCTGGCTGGAGATTCTTTGTACGTGGAGGCGGCGGTCTCAACGGTAACGAACAACCAACAATCTACTTGGATGGAACCAGATTAGATAACACTGAAATCAATTATTTTGGAAACGGCGGTCAGGGTACAAGTCTTTTATCAAATCTAAATACAGATGATATAGATAAGATTGAATTCTTAAAAGGCCCGGCGGCGGCGGCAATGTATGGCACAAACGGTTCAAACGGTGTTGTCTTAATTACGACCAAGGCCGGAAAATTAGCTCAAGGATTAGGTCAAGGACTTTCGATTGATTACAAATTCAATTACGGTTATAACCAGAAAATGTACTCATACAAAACCGGAGATTTCATAAGTGCAAATGATGCAAACAATATATTCGTGACAGGATATTTACGAAGCCATGCAATTAATGTTGCCGGTGGAGGAACTAGATTAAGATATTATACTTCAATTGAGAACCGGAGTGAATTAGGAATTATACCCGGGAATTCGGAAAACAGAACTTCTGTTAGGTTGAATGTCAGTTCTTTTCCATCGGATAATCTTACTTTGAAGTTAAGTTCCAATTATGTTTATAACAAATTATTAAGACCATGGGGCGATAACAATGTTTTCGGGTGGCTTGGTAATACTTTGCTTAGACCAACATCTTACACATTCACTTCGGATGCGGCAATGCGCGTACTGGATGATCAAAGTATTGTTAACGAATTCATTGGGAATGTTTCCGCTATTTGGACACCAATAGAAAACCTCGAAGTTGTTGCAGGTATCGGTGTCGATAATTCTGGATGGGAAGAAAAGAGATTATTTCCTTATGGATATAGCTATGGTGGTGGTTTAATTACTACGGGCGAAAAGGATATCTATAACAGAAATAACAGACAATTTACATACGATTTCAATGCAAATTATTCTTTTAAATTATTCGATATGATTAATGTGAGATCATTAATCGGGTCTCAAATTTTTACTCAAACTTTAAGATTTAGTGCCCAACAGGGACAGCAATTCTCTTCAAATTTAATATCGTCAATCGGAGCTGCTGGAAAAATTATTTTTTATGATGAAGGAATAACTGATTTAAAACAAGCTGGTATTTTCACTGAGCATTCATTCAGTTACCTCGATCAATATTTTCTAACTCTCGGTCTCAGAAAAGATTATGCTAGTGTAATCGGAGAAGAGGCACCATCAATCACTTATCCTAAAGCAAGTTTTGCAGTGCGTTTAGATAAGTATGACTTTTTACCTTTATGGGTTGGTCTTTTGAAAGTGCGTGCAGCTTACGGAGAAAGCGGTGTGCTACCGGGAACAACAGATGCCATACCATTATTATGGACAGCACAAACAGGCGGTTACGGCGCGGGTGCTGTACTCTCAATCATCGGTAACTCTGCTATTCAGCCCGAAAGAGTCAAAGAATTAGAATTAGGTTTTGATACTGAATTATTTACAGATATCTCTCTTGAATTTACTTACTACAAAGGTAATGCGGTTAATTCAATCATTGGTTTATTGAATGCACCATCAACAGGTAAAACTGCTTCATCTCAACCATTTAACATTGGTGCAATTAAGAGCCATGGATGGGAGACTTTAATACAATATTCTCCAATCAGGTCAATCGATTATAATTTGGATCTAAGTTTAACTTGGAATTATCAAACAAATATGGTTGAAAGTCTTGGCGGAGCTCAGCCAATTTATGATGGATTCGGTTTCAATGTGATACAAGAAGGGATGAAGAAACATGAATTTTTCGGATTTGTTTCTACCGGTGCAATTTTAAGTACAACAACCGGAAAATACTCAGCGCCTCAACCAACAGTAGATGCAAATGGAGTTGCTACAAAAATAGATCTTGGTAGTCCGACTCCGGACCATAGCGGTTCATTCTCTGTTAATTTTAAATTCTTAAAGAATTTTAATCTTTATGCCTTAGCTCAATGG
Coding sequences within:
- the fabG gene encoding 3-oxoacyl-ACP reductase FabG: MIDLTNKVAIVTGGSRGIGEACVKLFSQANASVAFTYKNAEDQAKKLEKKFDRSSNNQFPKVKAYRVDMESEKEINEMIVKVSDEFGKIDILVHNAGIWNDGALDEMTLDHWNELMRVNLTSTFIFCKAAAQQMKKNNFGRMILVSSTAGQRGEAFHSHYAASKGGIISFTKSLAVELAQYNITVNSVAPGWVDTEMCSKVFSDAKYKESVRKEIPVGRIATAEDIAGPILFLASDLARHINGEILNVNGGSILCG
- the truA gene encoding tRNA pseudouridine(38-40) synthase TruA, which produces MNNYRLTIQYDGSNYAGWQVQKNAMSVQQKVIDAVEVINKERVNLIGSGRTDTGVHAWGQVANFRTVNELDIYKFKYSLNSILPNDISIIKMGKVDENFHARFDARSRSYIYIFSHHKSPFFYKYSHYYPPINKIDFSDLNRLSKVLLGEHDFTSFSKKNKDIEDKICNVSEIWWRKGKDISMFYITANRFMHGMVRTIVGTLLYAAEKNLDENYLLKVFEEKNREEAAEAVPAKGLFLFKVRY
- a CDS encoding DUF2231 domain-containing protein; translation: MEFLSQIHPRIVHFPVAFFIMYFILETFGMILKKDHLVKAAYLLLIAGVFTALIAVLTGNQAYTAAKLLIGKKSDLNELIEIHENYATITVWYFSAVLIFRTYLMAKKKIWKSITSENNNLKYAFVLLGLIGCYLIYMTGIHGGDLVFQHGIGTQIFVK
- a CDS encoding TonB-dependent receptor, with translation MRRLLLSFLILALVPSLFFAQETFKVSGKVTDAKTGEALIGANVMLKTLNLGAATDLEGNYTFDVPKSLANGQGADLTASFVNYKKKTVRVTLNGTNITHNFALDEDVFQNEEIVVTGIASKTAKAVAEVSVGRVDAANLSTINTYNSLSQLVGGKVAGVQLNTSSGNVGSGWRFFVRGGGGLNGNEQPTIYLDGTRLDNTEINYFGNGGQGTSLLSNLNTDDIDKIEFLKGPAAAAMYGTNGSNGVVLITTKAGKLAQGLGQGLSIDYKFNYGYNQKMYSYKTGDFISANDANNIFVTGYLRSHAINVAGGGTRLRYYTSIENRSELGIIPGNSENRTSVRLNVSSFPSDNLTLKLSSNYVYNKLLRPWGDNNVFGWLGNTLLRPTSYTFTSDAAMRVLDDQSIVNEFIGNVSAIWTPIENLEVVAGIGVDNSGWEEKRLFPYGYSYGGGLITTGEKDIYNRNNRQFTYDFNANYSFKLFDMINVRSLIGSQIFTQTLRFSAQQGQQFSSNLISSIGAAGKIIFYDEGITDLKQAGIFTEHSFSYLDQYFLTLGLRKDYASVIGEEAPSITYPKASFAVRLDKYDFLPLWVGLLKVRAAYGESGVLPGTTDAIPLLWTAQTGGYGAGAVLSIIGNSAIQPERVKELELGFDTELFTDISLEFTYYKGNAVNSIIGLLNAPSTGKTASSQPFNIGAIKSHGWETLIQYSPIRSIDYNLDLSLTWNYQTNMVESLGGAQPIYDGFGFNVIQEGMKKHEFFGFVSTGAILSTTTGKYSAPQPTVDANGVATKIDLGSPTPDHSGSFSVNFKFLKNFNLYALAQWALNFKVVNYTKFFATRFGNNPYVNRLRALLGLSALAPGVAPTDVTPITPGTPEYKQTADEYSHYDVTYGLNYVEDGDYLIVRELSLGYDFTDLLKDFDIHTYVKALTAGFSVRNLVRFTKYTGADPEINTAGSRSLSYGQDFLTLQSPRTLNFWVRIGL
- a CDS encoding enoyl-CoA hydratase-related protein; this encodes MEYKNILFEIKNNIAFVTINRPDKLNALNNSTLDELKNCFNEIKYDNTVNVAIITGAGEKAFVAGADISELNKLNTVEGKLFSEKGQEVFNIIEKLGKPVIAVVNGFALGGGCELALACHIRIANEKAKFGQPEVNLGIIPGYGGTQRLTRLINSGLSSELILTGEPINSTEALRIGLVNKVYSSEETMSKAIEMAEKISSKGQIAVKMALRAIVSRSETSEAEGQNQESSLFAICCGTDDFKEGTLAFLEKRKPNFKNE